Proteins encoded together in one Lathyrus oleraceus cultivar Zhongwan6 chromosome 5, CAAS_Psat_ZW6_1.0, whole genome shotgun sequence window:
- the LOC127081393 gene encoding glycosyltransferase-like KOBITO 1: protein MGVATLKTPNEIKLEEAAVLHYTYTKFSDLTSRRDRCGCKPTKDDVKRCFMLDFDRAAFIIASTATEEEMLQWYREHIVWTDKALTMKLIRKGILSRIYAPMVIMQSLRESGVFSSVIAKAAQTTTSKDKFLKSVESSNSTRNDRSEMISSRKIDAGGVSQTIARRILEVIDDSIPSAIPPLSPPSYDDADFHTS from the exons ATGGGAGTAGCTACTTTGAAGACACCTAA TGAGATCAAGTTGGAAGAAGCTGCTGTTCTGCATTACACTTACACCAAATTTTCTGATTTGACTTCAAGACGTGATCGGTGTGGCTGCAAGCCTACAAAAGATGATGTAAAAAGATGTTTCATGTTAGACTTTGACAGAGCT GCGTTCATAATTGCTTCAACTGCTACGGAGGAAGAAATGCTTCAATG GTACCGTGAACACATTGTGTGGACAGACAAAGCACTAACGATGAAACTTATTAGAAAAGGCATCTTATCTCGCATTTATGCTCCCATG GTCATTATGCAAAGTTTGAGAGAATCTGGTGTTTTTAGCTCGGTGATTGCGAAAGCTGCTCAGACAACAACATCAAAAGACAAATTTTTAAAGTCTGTTGAGAGTAGCAATTCAACTAGGAATGACAGATCAGAAATGATATCTTCTAGAAAAATTGACGCTGGTGGAGTATCCCAAACAATTGCAAGAAGAATCTTGGAGGTTATAGATGATTCAATTCCCTCTGCAATTCCACCATTATCTCCACCCAGCTATGATGATGCTGACTTCCATACGTCCTAG